From the genome of Lentilactobacillus buchneri, one region includes:
- a CDS encoding phage tail spike protein produces MYIILDKNLKRVATLSTNSDANPFWGEVVERQIADDNSNSDDGITGVSTFNSTDPNANSKSWNDTLTGLTMLQSAPAAQYLTVGNSVAVYDDVHNHWRIYRIYQVDETIDATSGAHLVTVDAINLAIYKLNKTIPPQKEIKDCKLDQAMQWIMADTGWDLQNNCSSGLFADINFDGTASSQSVLQTVLSTYDAEADAYCHIDSNGIVTDLILELADQLGEDEGKSITYGQNMLSVQRETVDTNLVTKLYIVGANNASIASVNNGKNYITDVSANSLYNNDSNTWLEGTITSDTITEPKALLDWGLRELRLYNHPRINYAVEVTQDFQANLGDTIKVIDLSMNPILTTEARVIQQTTSESDPSQNKVVLGEFSTVKVITPAFIRNMEQRWNDHVKKLFEEARENANAATVSLITPLGSTWYNTDTSKRVIARLFIEGENVTSYLSPQAFNWQKINMDGTRDIGWEADHAKDGYQVTIEPPFVGTLLVTIDDTYVKDEAEMWIDTSNSADGSWNKLWETKDAANKDFNGDQHIGALQFSYLLSDGSVLSSYHYSKDKNHSDCEFIKWNADGTLQSMMFVTGGGHCGSFGYDESSNTIYTEIKDPIDGKYYLVTMAYQANTSASNITKWCQVKQYFRVAVDLKNNLWLGSTTSGKVYVCQISDLQTGNFKPIIEFKLQDFKWKPLPAGTTNNGAYNTLQANGISYPFAFFTAGDANNADDKHVMCINLITQSMVFDYVVEPMQDIKLTVPLENGGHLEPEGIYEDVNNSRLIVGFNVSEYRDDAHTVSIAHSALYTAPLKIRDDSKDLVVEYPEQDEGENDEAEQPVITGNDNADDSDDSSDSDEDGDESTGEGTEIEDGDSN; encoded by the coding sequence TTGTATATTATCCTGGATAAAAATTTAAAGCGAGTTGCCACGTTATCGACTAATTCAGACGCCAACCCGTTTTGGGGTGAAGTAGTTGAACGCCAAATTGCCGATGATAACAGTAACTCGGATGATGGCATTACTGGCGTTAGCACTTTTAATAGTACGGATCCGAATGCTAACTCCAAAAGTTGGAATGATACATTAACAGGACTAACGATGTTACAAAGTGCTCCTGCAGCTCAATACTTAACGGTTGGTAATAGCGTTGCGGTGTATGATGATGTGCATAATCATTGGCGTATTTATCGAATCTATCAGGTTGATGAAACTATTGATGCCACTAGCGGAGCTCATTTAGTAACGGTGGATGCTATTAACCTAGCAATCTATAAACTTAATAAGACCATTCCACCACAAAAAGAAATTAAAGATTGTAAATTAGATCAAGCCATGCAGTGGATCATGGCTGATACCGGTTGGGATTTACAAAATAATTGTTCTTCGGGCTTGTTTGCTGATATTAACTTTGATGGTACGGCTTCTAGTCAATCTGTCTTGCAGACGGTTCTATCAACTTACGATGCGGAAGCTGATGCTTATTGCCATATTGACTCCAACGGTATTGTGACTGATCTAATTTTAGAATTAGCTGATCAATTGGGAGAAGATGAAGGTAAGTCAATTACCTATGGGCAAAACATGTTATCTGTCCAACGAGAAACAGTTGATACTAATTTAGTAACCAAGCTTTACATTGTGGGCGCAAATAATGCTTCAATTGCCTCGGTTAATAACGGCAAGAATTATATTACTGACGTTTCAGCAAATTCTCTTTATAACAATGATAGCAATACCTGGCTAGAAGGGACCATCACGAGTGATACCATTACTGAACCTAAAGCATTACTTGATTGGGGATTACGTGAATTAAGATTGTACAATCATCCACGAATTAACTATGCCGTGGAGGTAACTCAAGATTTTCAAGCTAACTTGGGCGATACTATTAAGGTGATTGATTTATCTATGAACCCGATTTTAACCACGGAGGCAAGAGTCATTCAGCAAACTACCTCAGAAAGTGACCCAAGTCAAAATAAAGTTGTATTAGGTGAGTTCAGTACAGTTAAAGTAATTACGCCGGCATTTATTCGCAATATGGAACAGCGTTGGAATGATCACGTTAAGAAACTATTTGAAGAAGCCCGAGAGAATGCCAATGCAGCCACAGTCAGTTTGATTACGCCGTTAGGTTCAACTTGGTATAACACGGATACTTCCAAACGGGTGATTGCAAGACTATTTATTGAAGGTGAGAATGTAACCTCTTATCTGTCACCACAAGCGTTTAATTGGCAAAAAATTAATATGGACGGCACCCGTGATATTGGGTGGGAAGCTGATCATGCAAAAGATGGTTATCAGGTTACTATCGAACCACCATTTGTCGGGACACTATTAGTCACCATTGATGATACTTATGTGAAAGATGAGGCAGAGATGTGGATTGATACCAGCAATTCAGCTGATGGTTCCTGGAATAAACTTTGGGAAACTAAAGATGCCGCCAACAAAGATTTTAATGGCGATCAGCATATTGGGGCCTTACAATTTTCATATTTATTGAGTGATGGTTCGGTGTTGTCTAGTTATCACTATTCTAAAGACAAAAACCATTCAGATTGTGAATTTATTAAATGGAACGCTGATGGAACATTACAGAGCATGATGTTTGTAACTGGTGGTGGCCATTGTGGATCGTTCGGCTATGATGAAAGTTCCAATACGATTTATACAGAAATAAAAGATCCAATTGATGGGAAATATTATTTGGTAACAATGGCATACCAAGCCAATACAAGTGCTAGTAATATAACTAAGTGGTGCCAAGTAAAACAATATTTTCGAGTTGCAGTTGATTTGAAAAATAATCTATGGCTGGGAAGCACGACGAGTGGGAAAGTGTATGTTTGTCAGATAAGCGATTTACAGACAGGAAACTTCAAACCAATCATTGAATTTAAATTGCAAGATTTTAAATGGAAGCCATTACCAGCTGGAACCACTAATAATGGCGCTTATAACACTCTTCAGGCAAATGGGATTAGTTATCCATTTGCTTTTTTTACGGCGGGTGATGCTAACAATGCTGATGACAAACATGTTATGTGTATTAACTTAATTACACAGTCAATGGTATTTGATTATGTGGTGGAACCAATGCAGGATATTAAGTTAACAGTGCCGTTGGAAAATGGCGGTCATTTGGAGCCGGAGGGCATATATGAAGATGTTAATAATTCTAGGTTAATTGTTGGCTTTAACGTTTCTGAATATAGGGATGATGCACACACTGTGTCTATTGCTCATAGTGCATTATATACGGCTCCACTTAAAATCCGTGATGATTCTAAAGACTTAGTTGTTGAATATCCTGAACAAGATGAAGGCGAGAATGATGAAGCTGAACAACCAGTAATTACCGGAAATGATAATGCTGATGATTCAGATGATAGTTCTGATAGTGATGAAGATGGGGATGAATCAACTGGTGAAGGAACCGAAATTGAGGATGGTGATAGCAATTGA
- a CDS encoding phage tail family protein, translating into MKSKKGGKKSSSKGGKKTSAPKATTKKKKEKEYVTETSYMNRDAYSNFYGEFILERQKKSDKSGNVYDNWVAEINQWDPKTGEPYSVNNTHKTHMHKEKLDKSGKFGFALANLGVFFGKHDIKEDLVNPLVAYKSDYEALTNYEEWRSDGSTDPDDTPHIIAKAGQEIIIDTANNKVTIDGKSADKYVSWLSTFPKLTGGVPQTLHFFPDPKNADVTIEYRPAIK; encoded by the coding sequence GTGAAATCTAAAAAGGGTGGCAAGAAGAGTAGTAGTAAAGGGGGTAAAAAAACATCAGCTCCCAAAGCTACAACGAAAAAGAAAAAGGAAAAAGAATATGTAACTGAAACTTCGTATATGAATAGGGATGCTTACTCGAATTTTTATGGTGAATTTATTCTTGAACGACAGAAGAAATCGGATAAGTCTGGTAATGTTTACGATAACTGGGTAGCAGAAATTAACCAGTGGGATCCTAAAACTGGTGAACCATATAGTGTTAATAATACCCATAAAACTCATATGCATAAGGAAAAATTGGATAAGTCCGGTAAGTTTGGCTTCGCCTTGGCAAATTTAGGCGTTTTCTTTGGCAAACATGATATTAAAGAGGACTTGGTTAATCCGCTGGTAGCATACAAATCAGATTATGAAGCCTTAACCAATTATGAGGAGTGGCGCAGTGATGGCTCTACAGATCCAGATGACACTCCACATATTATCGCCAAGGCTGGTCAAGAAATTATTATTGATACGGCTAACAATAAAGTTACCATTGATGGGAAATCGGCCGATAAATACGTTTCGTGGTTATCGACTTTTCCTAAATTAACTGGTGGAGTTCCACAAACTCTACACTTTTTCCCGGATCCCAAAAATGCTGATGTAACAATTGAATATCGACCAGCAATTAAGTAG
- a CDS encoding distal tail protein Dit, whose amino-acid sequence MANNDNYDVNTFDFAFDENGNDGFNSQDDLGIFLNHVSKPLAPSITESFQDVPKRYGGVYLGTDYGEKEFDIPITCFCTTRDEYNERIKTLTNVLVNTSSDADTEYPLRFNDDPDVTYYGHFTSIPTPTFINEGVQDFQTTLVFMLADPRGFLPQKEIKITDNDQQIIPEGNTEVDPIIHIIPKTDLYYVGYETNDDYVAVGYNVDDGDTTTDSDGNITVMGQSQTQQVDDPCNSLATWIQCSENTQAFPIYKGDIDGNSAATGTSIMVAKDKDDHYEWGSRGKHKNFYGPAVMHNGLPKITPYWKVSVRLHHVKRMKNERAMGKIEAYLLDNNGNVCGRMGIEDYSMGRYPRAFIQLGNNFDSSNSDSYLTLLFDEGNGQQKQNEATKHVKVAYTKTVTVKKKTKKKK is encoded by the coding sequence TTGGCTAACAATGATAATTATGATGTGAACACGTTTGATTTTGCGTTTGATGAAAACGGAAATGATGGCTTTAATTCACAAGATGATTTAGGAATCTTTTTGAATCATGTATCGAAACCGTTAGCACCTAGCATTACTGAGTCGTTTCAAGATGTTCCTAAACGTTATGGTGGTGTGTACTTGGGAACAGACTACGGTGAAAAAGAATTTGACATTCCAATTACCTGTTTCTGTACTACTCGTGACGAATATAATGAGCGCATTAAAACATTGACTAACGTTTTAGTTAATACCAGCAGTGATGCGGATACTGAATATCCGCTGAGGTTTAATGACGATCCAGATGTAACTTATTATGGACACTTTACGAGCATTCCAACACCGACGTTTATTAATGAAGGTGTCCAGGACTTTCAAACTACGTTAGTCTTCATGCTGGCAGATCCACGTGGATTTCTACCACAGAAGGAAATAAAAATTACAGACAATGATCAGCAAATTATTCCTGAAGGAAATACTGAAGTTGATCCAATTATTCATATTATTCCGAAAACCGATCTTTATTATGTGGGTTATGAAACAAATGATGATTATGTAGCAGTTGGATATAATGTTGATGACGGTGATACGACTACGGATAGTGATGGCAACATTACAGTCATGGGACAATCCCAAACTCAACAGGTTGACGACCCATGTAACTCATTAGCAACGTGGATTCAATGTAGTGAAAATACGCAAGCCTTTCCAATTTATAAAGGCGATATAGATGGAAACTCAGCAGCCACTGGTACTTCAATTATGGTGGCTAAAGATAAAGATGATCATTACGAATGGGGATCTCGTGGGAAACACAAGAATTTTTACGGACCAGCGGTTATGCATAATGGTCTACCGAAAATTACTCCCTATTGGAAAGTTTCGGTACGCTTACATCATGTTAAACGAATGAAAAATGAGCGGGCGATGGGAAAAATCGAAGCTTATTTATTGGACAATAACGGTAATGTTTGTGGCAGGATGGGCATTGAAGATTATTCGATGGGCCGTTACCCACGGGCGTTTATTCAATTAGGTAATAATTTTGATAGTAGTAACTCTGATAGTTATTTGACATTGCTATTTGATGAAGGTAATGGACAACAGAAGCAAAACGAGGCTACAAAACATGTTAAAGTAGCATACACCAAAACGGTCACCGTTAAGAAGAAGACTAAAAAGAAGAAGTGA
- a CDS encoding phage tail tape measure protein has protein sequence MATINDVMSTSIRLDAVQPARSLKTLTNYIKANTNAWRSQEVALKSSGDKLDALKTRYQGISEEIKGYNLKIDELKRRQSGLDQTTNQGSEKYAKYANQIAKAQEKIAGLNDQQSKAEKQFEYLNSGLSGLQRNYHNLNQVTNSYVDALKAQGKINQAGQVKLKGLKEGLNSLSDQYRLQNSELSKNSQAYKQAQLAYEKQQNVVNRLANDTHKNADEYVQEKEKLNQLKGSLDIANEAFNTQQVRVNKTATSLANVRSDVVKYDLQVGHMSDAMARMGDKANVAKNKIKNSFGSIKGSLLGASVAMGTLGAAAFSGAKKATELQNVYKVNRNLLVTGGDKTKTAIKTVTEMQKDGTKYALKYGVSQKEIADQYQDLIKRGHTGAESLAVMKTELQASVASGDDFKDVVKVSSQAIEAFGMKTNNTAKMMHNTRRVVNALAYSADMTATDFHSLGKGMEYVGDSANNAGFSIEQTSAALGELSNHGLEADKAGTGLRKIITSLAAPTNSAMGALNDIGIKSTKIFQTANGNFKTLPAIFKIIEEHTKKLGGADTARIFKNVFGPTGMQAAQILAKYNGQLADLTNNVSKASKAGTYVQRLANKNAQTAQMSQKRFKQAWDQLSIMFGSKLLPYMTKAANQMTKLFGEKGFQKDIGKTATLTAHVAGGIANIGIFAVKHYEGVKHFGEALAAIWAVGKVYKYFKIFSDITSVFGGQKLKVNRLTSAYDDQTLAIERNTKAKEANVDAGNGTSAIDDIADNSGGEGKVAEGAEKDGKTAIHDIDDTSKVAEDSGKVGRLAKLADKFKGVSKFGKVAAGSVGVLDVLNSATDLIGMKKKTAGSHIGAATGSLGGTAAGAAIGTAILPGIGTAVGAGLGGLVGEGVGRKFGKAIQKGLSAQKIHTPKLSTKSSFKKLSDEATSYYKNREAQDKKNLQLLYKNGDITKKEYEKRLQIIKGEGSKANRLTLMSQKDQQAIAKYYAQSRQRLTESWNKKILKAENKYGKGSVQVKKMQKEKKEALEKQHLKFATQVTAKEAKLHTTLAGQIKLSTNKIAKDYKTLTEKSKKYSKEKMIKLVANADEEQKSVSKKANDEYHSVYKAAWKKYKNTVKAADEEYKGNSSAAKAQRQKIIEEARKQRIGVIHHADKQKNDSITKAKQQSDKVYDYAHNQNHKVTDQAVSQYENIKKNNSKTKYNYSLSWHGIWKSVGNWIGKLVNGMNKNAISAQNKVFKQYGGSQTLDPIPTVAWATGTGLLKNGLLTKPVLAKLNDGHDSPETHNKEIIVHADGQLEPVEGKDTHRVLEAGSGVLNATESKMLMALNGMQHFASGTGLFGGIGKLFKGIWGSLKQKLSALSHIANHSDATFKQVFQPNFGDIKGTVGENFANMFGKRDKQQGSVWWDTAWNMLHGMVSEGGGQTDSAFLNEAKKLANRAHHRYSEGSNVRLGPNYYDCSGLVYETLKHMGITVPGGSTTVPEYNFSKPVSWKNAKTGDLAFFGRGGSQHVGIVVDNSGSGHMFSAENPKDGIKYSTIKGFGDFVGIRRVPGLIDKVKKSTKSHKQSSGLQALVKSQLKNSGVWGWVSKNLKPLWQKLFGSLSSFGLSGDVAARAKTLEKALKKLDPRATKAGIAAILGNWEFESGLNPNARNSSGGASGLGQWLGGRLNHLKSYAHRHGENWRNAATQLKFALSDDSSDSSVFKRILEGHGSIASLASQFSEDWERGGYTGQHVNGAKKVANYLGYANGGLVDQEQLIKVAERNKPETIIPWDINKRGRAYELLADTMAHFKQTDQHTNQSSNSDGQAVKRLEAKFDTMIKLMSQLVDGQNNPIPAVVTDKQVVQAVNKHNKRTTAKNNWGRGVTFG, from the coding sequence ATGGCTACTATTAATGATGTAATGAGTACTTCAATTCGCTTGGATGCAGTACAACCAGCACGGTCATTAAAGACTTTAACCAATTACATTAAAGCTAATACCAATGCATGGCGTTCTCAGGAGGTGGCTTTAAAGTCTTCTGGAGATAAACTAGATGCTTTAAAAACTAGGTATCAAGGAATATCAGAAGAAATTAAAGGTTATAACTTAAAAATTGATGAGTTGAAGCGTCGACAGTCAGGCCTCGATCAAACGACCAATCAAGGTTCAGAAAAATATGCCAAATATGCTAATCAGATTGCTAAAGCACAAGAGAAGATTGCTGGATTAAATGATCAACAGTCTAAGGCGGAAAAGCAATTTGAATACCTTAATTCAGGACTATCTGGATTACAGCGCAACTATCATAACCTTAATCAGGTAACTAATTCTTATGTGGATGCGCTAAAGGCTCAAGGAAAGATTAACCAGGCTGGTCAAGTAAAGCTTAAAGGCCTTAAGGAAGGATTGAATAGCTTATCTGATCAGTACAGATTACAAAATAGTGAACTCAGTAAAAACTCACAGGCTTATAAACAAGCCCAGTTGGCCTATGAAAAACAACAAAATGTTGTTAACCGCCTCGCCAATGATACCCACAAGAATGCGGATGAATATGTTCAAGAAAAGGAAAAACTTAATCAATTAAAAGGTAGCTTGGACATTGCTAACGAAGCTTTTAACACCCAACAAGTACGAGTCAACAAAACAGCCACTTCACTGGCCAATGTGCGTTCTGATGTGGTCAAGTACGATTTACAAGTCGGTCACATGAGTGATGCCATGGCTCGGATGGGTGACAAAGCCAACGTTGCTAAGAATAAGATTAAGAATTCATTTGGATCAATTAAAGGTAGTTTACTAGGTGCTAGCGTAGCGATGGGGACATTGGGAGCAGCTGCATTTTCTGGTGCTAAAAAAGCGACTGAACTTCAAAATGTTTATAAAGTAAACCGGAACTTGTTAGTTACGGGTGGTGATAAGACTAAAACTGCCATTAAGACCGTCACCGAAATGCAAAAAGATGGGACTAAGTACGCTCTCAAATATGGGGTTAGTCAAAAAGAAATTGCTGATCAATACCAGGATTTAATCAAGCGTGGTCATACAGGAGCTGAGTCGTTAGCGGTTATGAAAACTGAGCTACAGGCCAGTGTGGCTTCAGGTGACGACTTTAAAGATGTGGTTAAAGTATCAAGCCAGGCGATTGAAGCATTTGGCATGAAAACCAATAATACGGCAAAAATGATGCACAACACCAGGCGTGTAGTTAATGCATTGGCTTATTCTGCTGATATGACCGCCACTGACTTTCACAGTCTAGGCAAAGGTATGGAGTATGTAGGTGATTCAGCTAATAATGCGGGGTTTAGTATCGAGCAAACTTCTGCTGCTTTAGGTGAATTAAGTAACCACGGTTTGGAAGCTGATAAAGCCGGAACGGGTCTACGAAAAATTATTACTAGTTTAGCAGCACCAACTAATTCAGCTATGGGTGCTTTGAATGACATTGGGATTAAATCAACTAAAATATTCCAGACTGCCAATGGTAATTTCAAAACATTGCCTGCAATTTTTAAAATTATCGAAGAACATACTAAAAAACTTGGTGGAGCTGATACAGCACGCATCTTTAAAAATGTTTTTGGTCCAACCGGCATGCAAGCAGCTCAAATCTTAGCTAAATATAATGGCCAATTGGCTGATTTAACCAACAATGTTTCTAAAGCAAGCAAAGCTGGGACTTACGTTCAAAGATTAGCTAACAAAAATGCTCAAACTGCCCAAATGTCTCAGAAACGATTTAAGCAAGCCTGGGATCAATTATCAATTATGTTTGGGTCTAAGTTGTTGCCGTATATGACAAAAGCAGCTAATCAAATGACCAAGCTTTTTGGTGAAAAAGGATTTCAGAAAGATATTGGTAAAACGGCTACTTTAACTGCACATGTGGCAGGAGGAATTGCCAATATTGGTATTTTTGCTGTTAAGCATTATGAAGGCGTCAAACATTTTGGTGAAGCATTAGCTGCAATTTGGGCAGTTGGTAAAGTTTATAAATATTTTAAAATATTTAGTGATATTACCTCTGTCTTTGGCGGTCAAAAGCTAAAGGTGAACCGATTGACATCAGCATATGATGATCAAACTCTAGCTATTGAACGTAACACTAAGGCTAAAGAAGCTAATGTGGATGCCGGAAATGGTACCAGTGCAATTGATGATATTGCTGATAACTCTGGTGGCGAAGGTAAGGTTGCCGAAGGTGCCGAAAAAGATGGTAAAACGGCCATCCACGATATAGATGATACAAGTAAAGTTGCCGAAGACTCCGGAAAAGTTGGCCGATTAGCTAAATTAGCTGATAAGTTTAAAGGCGTTAGTAAATTTGGCAAGGTTGCGGCTGGTTCTGTCGGTGTCTTAGATGTCTTAAATTCGGCAACTGATTTAATTGGCATGAAAAAGAAGACTGCCGGTTCACACATCGGCGCTGCTACTGGATCTCTAGGTGGTACTGCAGCAGGTGCAGCAATCGGGACAGCTATTCTTCCTGGAATTGGCACAGCTGTTGGCGCTGGATTGGGTGGCTTGGTTGGTGAAGGTGTTGGTCGTAAGTTTGGTAAAGCTATTCAAAAAGGACTTTCAGCACAAAAAATCCATACACCTAAATTATCTACTAAGTCTTCTTTCAAGAAACTTTCTGATGAAGCGACAAGCTATTATAAAAACCGTGAAGCTCAGGACAAGAAGAACTTACAATTACTTTATAAAAACGGGGACATTACTAAAAAAGAGTACGAAAAACGCCTACAAATTATTAAGGGTGAAGGATCTAAAGCCAACCGATTAACTCTGATGAGTCAGAAAGATCAGCAAGCAATTGCCAAATATTATGCACAATCACGTCAACGATTAACCGAATCGTGGAATAAAAAGATTCTAAAAGCTGAGAATAAATACGGTAAAGGGTCCGTTCAAGTTAAAAAAATGCAGAAGGAAAAGAAAGAAGCACTTGAGAAACAACATCTTAAATTTGCTACTCAAGTGACTGCTAAAGAAGCCAAACTGCATACAACCTTAGCTGGTCAGATTAAACTGTCTACTAATAAGATTGCTAAAGATTATAAAACGCTCACTGAAAAGAGTAAAAAATATTCCAAAGAAAAAATGATTAAATTGGTGGCAAACGCTGATGAAGAACAAAAGTCTGTCAGCAAAAAAGCTAACGATGAATATCATAGTGTTTATAAAGCGGCTTGGAAGAAATATAAAAATACAGTTAAAGCAGCAGACGAAGAGTATAAGGGAAATAGTTCAGCTGCCAAAGCTCAACGCCAAAAGATTATTGAAGAAGCTCGTAAACAAAGAATTGGTGTTATTCATCACGCTGATAAGCAAAAAAATGATTCAATCACCAAAGCAAAGCAGCAGTCTGATAAGGTGTACGATTATGCACATAATCAAAATCATAAAGTAACGGATCAAGCTGTTTCTCAATATGAGAACATCAAGAAAAACAATTCCAAAACTAAATATAATTACAGTCTTTCCTGGCATGGAATTTGGAAGTCAGTTGGTAATTGGATTGGCAAATTAGTCAACGGGATGAATAAAAATGCCATTTCAGCTCAGAACAAAGTCTTTAAACAATACGGTGGTTCACAAACTTTAGATCCGATACCAACAGTAGCGTGGGCAACAGGTACCGGATTGTTGAAAAATGGCTTATTAACCAAACCAGTTTTGGCTAAGCTTAATGATGGCCACGATTCACCAGAAACACATAATAAGGAAATCATTGTCCACGCAGATGGACAATTAGAACCAGTTGAAGGTAAAGATACTCACCGGGTTCTAGAAGCTGGTTCCGGAGTTTTAAATGCTACAGAGTCTAAGATGTTAATGGCTTTAAATGGCATGCAGCACTTTGCGTCAGGTACTGGTTTATTTGGTGGTATCGGGAAACTCTTTAAAGGCATTTGGGGTTCTTTAAAACAGAAGTTGTCGGCACTATCACACATTGCTAATCATTCTGATGCAACTTTCAAACAAGTTTTTCAACCTAATTTTGGCGATATAAAGGGAACAGTTGGAGAGAACTTTGCCAATATGTTTGGCAAACGCGACAAGCAACAGGGTTCGGTTTGGTGGGATACTGCCTGGAATATGCTACATGGCATGGTTTCCGAAGGCGGCGGTCAGACTGATTCAGCATTTTTGAATGAAGCTAAGAAATTGGCAAATCGTGCCCATCACCGATATTCTGAAGGCTCTAATGTCCGCTTAGGACCGAATTATTATGATTGTTCTGGCTTAGTTTATGAGACTTTGAAACACATGGGAATTACAGTTCCTGGTGGCTCGACTACTGTCCCTGAATACAACTTTTCTAAGCCTGTATCTTGGAAGAATGCGAAGACTGGTGATTTAGCGTTCTTCGGTCGTGGAGGAAGCCAACACGTTGGTATTGTGGTCGATAACAGTGGTTCTGGACATATGTTCAGTGCCGAAAATCCAAAGGACGGGATTAAATATTCTACCATCAAGGGATTCGGTGATTTTGTTGGGATCCGAAGAGTACCTGGATTAATTGACAAAGTTAAAAAGTCAACTAAATCTCATAAACAAAGCTCCGGATTACAAGCACTAGTAAAGTCACAATTAAAGAATTCTGGAGTTTGGGGTTGGGTATCAAAAAACTTAAAACCATTATGGCAAAAACTGTTTGGTAGTTTAAGTAGTTTTGGATTAAGTGGCGATGTGGCGGCTAGAGCCAAAACCTTAGAAAAAGCGTTGAAAAAACTAGATCCACGCGCAACCAAGGCAGGAATTGCTGCAATCCTTGGCAATTGGGAATTTGAGTCGGGATTAAATCCTAATGCAAGAAATTCATCTGGTGGAGCCTCCGGTCTTGGACAGTGGTTGGGTGGTAGATTGAATCATTTGAAATCATATGCTCATCGTCATGGTGAAAACTGGCGCAATGCAGCTACCCAATTAAAGTTTGCGTTAAGCGATGACAGTTCTGATTCTTCTGTATTTAAACGAATCCTGGAAGGCCACGGTTCGATCGCTTCGTTAGCCAGTCAGTTTTCTGAAGATTGGGAACGTGGCGGTTATACGGGGCAGCATGTTAATGGTGCGAAGAAAGTTGCTAATTATTTAGGATATGCGAATGGTGGCTTAGTTGATCAAGAACAGTTAATTAAAGTGGCCGAACGTAATAAACCAGAAACCATCATTCCGTGGGATATTAACAAACGGGGACGAGCCTATGAATTGTTAGCCGATACCATGGCTCATTTTAAGCAAACAGATCAGCATACCAACCAATCAAGCAATTCGGATGGTCAGGCTGTCAAAAGACTTGAAGCAAAGTTTGATACAATGATTAAACTTATGAGTCAATTGGTCGATGGCCAAAACAATCCGATTCCGGCAGTAGTGACTGACAAGCAAGTTGTTCAGGCAGTCAATAAGCATAACAAACGAACAACGGCTAAGAATAATTGGGGAAGAGGTGTAACCTTTGGCTAA
- a CDS encoding phage tail assembly chaperone, translating into MKINITRLGLRKKSAEVKTTVGVIEKAQNLQIQLLKSDAVDFTNDDPLAVLETQKKMVQGLLQFMIDIFKLSDKEVEKIKSTLDFTDFQNFMAYVLFRFQGMSDEDWETVTKQQTEESADPKESN; encoded by the coding sequence ATGAAAATTAATATTACTCGATTAGGTTTACGTAAAAAGTCAGCTGAAGTTAAAACCACTGTGGGTGTTATTGAGAAAGCCCAAAATTTACAAATTCAATTGTTGAAATCAGATGCAGTTGATTTTACTAATGATGACCCACTAGCAGTTTTGGAAACGCAAAAGAAAATGGTTCAAGGATTATTGCAATTTATGATTGATATTTTTAAGCTATCCGACAAAGAAGTTGAAAAGATTAAATCCACTTTGGATTTTACGGATTTTCAAAATTTCATGGCCTATGTATTATTCCGGTTTCAAGGTATGAGCGATGAAGATTGGGAGACTGTTACTAAACAACAAACTGAGGAATCAGCAGACCCAAAAGAAAGCAATTAA